A window of Amaranthus tricolor cultivar Red isolate AtriRed21 chromosome 8, ASM2621246v1, whole genome shotgun sequence genomic DNA:
ATACACTATTGGACATGGGAAGGAATGGCTCATGGAGCATTGTAGAATAGAAAGAAAAAGACGTTGTGAAAAAAAGACAAACTTTATCCAAAGTTGCCAATAGTTTTCTCGTAGAAAGTAGTTATCTTGATGAATTTGTTATATTGATACTTTTCATCAAAGagctttttaaagaaaataatatacttaatgcaaCAAAGTACTAATGTTTGTGAAAGATATTGCGTATGAGTACATACGAAAATGACTTACTAAATTTTATGTGCTCGTTATAGTTGTGAAGCTGCAGATAATGTTTGTAATCAATGATTAATTCAATGATTAATGGAAAACAACCTTTGTGTCAATTTACAGTGAAAAACTTGTGTATATTTCACTCTCTCAAACCCACCACTTATTAGCATTGAGTTGTTGAGGAATGTATTTGTTTGTATGTGACTACATCTGAAAATGACATATTGTCTATCCCAATGAAGGATGAGATATTTCCATGACCACATGTAAAAGGAATTATatgcgatttttttttttacttctgAAACCTACTTTATATTAGTTTTACAGCAAATCGAGGGCCTGATGTCACGCTGTTCGTGTACGGTAATTCGGATTAGATTGCTAAGAACTCTGATACGTTGTATACTTGTAGTCCTAAGATTTAGGTTGCTTATATCTAATTATGCATTTTAAAAGGAAACTAAAATTGTAGGAGTACTAGAAAAGTTTTTAAACAGATTATACAACATCTTGGATACAGATATGTGTTTTCACTTAACATTTAGCACTAGTGTTAGCTGAAATCTAATGTAGCGCATGTTTTCAGTTTGAAGTTTCTAACGCAAGTAACTTTGAAATATAGGTGGTTGGAATTTTTAAGATGGTGGTACTTCCACTCTTGGGTCAGCTTGCTGATGATTATGGACGGAAGCCATTGCTCCTTATTACTCTATCCACAACAATTATCCCCTTCTGTATGTTGAATATTAATCTGTCTCTGCCTTCTCAACTTAACTAGTTAAGTTTGTAATGCGGATTTTGTCTGCAGTAAAATTTTCTCTTTGAGTAAACTTTATGGAAGGTtctttttgatttattaaaagGTAAATATGATAAAAGTACCAGGGGTATCTGCTAATGTATTCTTTTTTAGAAAGAAACGTGCAATTATTGATAAAATGTCGCTGCATTCAACTATTGTGAATTAGGTGTGTTAAGTTTGACATATAGATAATGCACTTGTTATATTTGAACATGTTTTTGTTGAGCTGATTCTGGTCTTTGTTGCTTTCACTCTACCTGTTATCAGGTTTTGAAACAGATTACTTaagtttttttcttcattttcccaCAGCTTTACTTGCCATTGACCAATCCAGAGAATCTGTTTATGCTTATTATGTACTCCGGACAATTTCCTACATTATAAGCCAGGGGAGTATATTCTGCATTGCCGTTGCTTATGCTGTAAGAACTAATCCTTCAACTCATCATTTGGAACGCTGGATTAATTGTTACTGATTAGTGATTATTATAATTTCATCATCCTCTTATAGGCAGATGTCATTGAGGATTCCAAAAGAGCTGCTGTATTTAGTTGGATCACAGGTCTATTTTCCGCATCCCATGTACTGGGAAATGTGTTGGCTCGATTTCTCCCGGAACAATACATTTTTGCGGTGGGTTCATATTTTAAGGTTGTTTTTACTGATTTATCTACTATTATATTTATAACCAATGAGAATTTTCCTGATATTTCTAGGTATCAATTGCTCTTTTGATCTTTTGCCCTGTTTACATGTTATTCCTTCTGCCTGAAACTGTGAGCCGAAGACAAAGAGAGGAGTTGCAGTCTTCCCTTTGTTCCAAGTTTCTGACTGTTCCAAAAGAGCGATTCAAGTCAATGAAATATGCTGCAACTATAGTGGTTCACAGGTTGAGTCACTACTCACGGTATCTCTGGATGGAAACTGTTATCTCTGGATGGGAATTCTATATATCAACTTAATGAGATTATTTGTGCTGCAGTCCAACACTTCGTGGAATTTCTGTGGTTTCCTTCTTCTACGAATTGGGGATGTCTGGCATTACTAGTGTGTTGCTGGTATGACTCATGACTTTGGATTTGACATATCTGCATAACATTCCCTCCTAGATATAATTTCTTCGCTAGTTAGTGTAAATTtacaaatgatgcaaattaccGATTAAAGGGAAAAAGTTGTTTTTATATGCTTTTTCAAGTGTTAATTGTTGATGTAGTTTAAACTTTATAGTAAATGAATGTCTTTGTATGCATTAAGGACAAAGGGGACAAACATAGCGTTTGATTCTTTTATTACCTTTGCAGTACTACCTGAAGGCGGCTTTTGGTTTTAATAAAAATCAGTTTTCTGAAATATTGATGGTTGTTGGAGCTGGTTCAATTGTTTCTCAGGTATGTTTTATGGACCAAATTTCTCctttgataatttattttttgtgagaTCAATTCTTATATGCTTGTTTAATTATGCTTTGACGACTACAATGAACTTTACTATTTTGAAATCCTCATTATTATTAGATTTTCTTGTGCATGATAATGCGACAACTACtataacaatgtcaaagccttaatctcaaaagattggGGTCGTTATATGAACTAGTATATCAGGTCCCATAGCCGTCCACATGAAATCTTCTTCTCCATTTATTtcgattttctaccatctcaaaTTTTCTAGatcctttatatttttttattcccATCCTTCAAGTCATATTTGGTCTTCCTTGCCCTCTTTTTAAGTCTCCCTAGCTCCAACTATTTACCTTCTTTACCTGTTCACTTATACCCCATCTTTGCACATGCTCAAACCATTTTGAACGATTCTCTTTCATCGTTTCCTTAATATTTGCAAATTCTAAaccctttcttatatcttcgttGCAAATTTTATCCCTCAAGGTATGTCCACTCATCCATTGAAACATTCACATTTTCGCTGCTCCCATCTTTTTACTATTATTCTTTCTAAAACCCCAACATTCTGATCCATATAGCAGCACCGGTCTATTGACCGTTCGATACAACTTACCCATTAATTTAAGGGCACACCTCGATCACATAATATACTAGTAGCCGCTCTCTAGTTTTTCTACCCACAATTCTAGTGGTCACATCTTGTTGGATGTCTTCACTACCATAAAATATAGGCCCAAGGTTTTGAAGCATCCACTTGGAGCGATTCCTTTCTTTTCGCTTTGTAGTGCCTTTTGTTATCTCGTTTGTGTCAAAGTTATACTCTATTTACTCTGTTTTGCGTACTTAATTTGAAATCTCGTGGCTTCAACTCTTGTCTTCATCGTTCTAACATAGTTTTGACCCCTCTTTGGTCTCATCTACCAAAACAATGtcataaaaaaaacatgaaCCAAGGCACGTCTCTTTATATCGTTTATGTGTGACACAATACATTGCTTCAAATTCTTGAGGTTTATGTCAACTTAAATACTAGTTACTTTACACAAATACTATAGACTTCCAATTTCCAATATCTATCTGCTCCAAAAAACTTTTGCATTTATCTGGGTGAAAGACTCGGATTGTCAAGAATTTGAATTACAGGCTTCTGGTTGCAGGCTGCAGTTTGTATATTTGTGACATAATGCAATGAAGACATAGCAATTTTGGTTGCATTAGCAACCATGAAAAGCCCAATAGCTAACCTCATATTTTGGGACTTAGGCTTTGGAAATTGGCATTATTGTTGTCGCAAACATGTGAGGGTCTTATAGTCTGACTCTTTTAAATGATTGCTGTCGTTTTGCATATGACTCACTATATGTGAATATGCTTCCTTTCACAATCAACATTTCTCATATTGATCTTTTAGAAAACTTGTAAACCATTTTCATCTTTTATGATTGGGTGTAGATATTGGTGCTTCCTCTTGTCAATCCGTTGGTGGGAGAAAAAGTAATATTATGTGCAGCTTTACTTGCATCAATAGCCTATGTAAGTGATAAATCTACTGACGGCTGGATGTGTAATACATTCAAATAA
This region includes:
- the LOC130821048 gene encoding uncharacterized protein LOC130821048, producing MKMELYKGIKELRPLMNLLFPLCVHWIAEEMTVSVLVDVTTRALCPFQTTCSEAIYLNGLQQTVVGIFKMVVLPLLGQLADDYGRKPLLLITLSTTIIPFSLLAIDQSRESVYAYYVLRTISYIISQGSIFCIAVAYAADVIEDSKRAAVFSWITGLFSASHVLGNVLARFLPEQYIFAVSIALLIFCPVYMLFLLPETVSRRQREELQSSLCSKFLTVPKERFKSMKYAATIVVHSPTLRGISVVSFFYELGMSGITSVLLYYLKAAFGFNKNQFSEILMVVGAGSIVSQILVLPLVNPLVGEKVILCAALLASIAYALFYGFAWASWVPYLSASFGVIYVLVKPSTYAIISKGSSSNDQGKAQGFVAGVQAIASLLSPLAMSPLTSWFISEEAPFNCKGFSIVCASVSLMVALVIALGLKFESHSEHERKDDLDNIESPLLS